The sequence TAGAGCGAGTCGGGGTTCGCCGCCAGGTAGATACGGTCGTCGGGGACGTTGAACTTCTCGATAACGTGAGTGAACATCGGGCCGATGGGGCCGAAGTTCTCGATATCCCAGAAGAGGTAAGCCTTCCGCGTGCGCACACGGCGTTTCTGGTTGAGCAGTTTCAGCCTCTTGGAGATGTTAAGGTGGACATGGGCGTTGTCGTTGGTCAGCTCGATCTGCAGTTTCAGCGCCTCCGCCTCCGCCGTATCGAATCCCAGCACCTTCCCCATGTCGATGAAGAGCTGCAGCTCGACCTGTTCAGCCTGCGCCCCGCCCTTCTGGTAACGCCCCAGCGCCTTGATCTTCTCCGCGGAGAAGAGCAGCGAAAGCGTCGGCGGTTTCTGCTGTGTATAGGCTTTTTTAACGGCGTTAAAGATGGCGTAGGCGTTTGGAGTCTCCGGCATCTCGACCGTGCCTTTGACCTCGTCGCCGATGATGATTTTTTTCATTGCAGTGGATTATAGGCCAAGAGGATAAAAGCGGCCTGATGATTTTGGGAAACGGCCGGTAGGAAACCGGCCGTTCAGGAGAAAAAGATTGAAAAGTGCCCCTCGGGCACTTTTACGGGAAGATCACCGGTCCGCCGGGTACAACCCGGACGAACACCATATCGCCGCCGACCGTCATGTAATTGTTGGTCGCATCGAAACTGACCGTCAGGTTGACCGGGACCTGTGAACCGAGGGTGTCATCGACCGTCAGGCCGAACTCCATGTTCGTATCGCCGGCGATGGTATCGCATCCGGAGGTATCGGTGTCGGTACAGACCGCTCCTTCGTCCGTCGTGGCAGCCGGCGTCATCGTTACCGTATTATTCGCCTCGACCACATAGGTACCGAACTCCGTCATGTTGTAGCGACCGACGGTCCCCGGTTCGGTCCCGACGACTTCCGAACCGTAACTGTCATCAATATCGGCGACCATGTAGTTGCCCGCACCGTCGAGGACCATAATGACGAACTTGATGTTGCCGGTCGTCGACTGGTTGACGATCCAGGCCCCTGCTTCCGTGCTAATCGCACTGCTCAGGCGGTTGAAGACCGCGCTCCCGTCGATACTGGTCAGCGTTGCCGTGTCATTGCCGTTATCGCTGACCGTGGCCCCCACAGCTGTGTCGCCGGCATTGGTGTTGATCAATGGGGAGGCCGAGGTGAAGTTGCCAGAGGCGTCTAGGGTGTACTGCCCTACTTCCACACCGCCGATGACGCCGTTCGTACCCAGGACCTGCTGAACCGCCATGTATTTGTCATTGTCGGCGATAATCAGGAGAGCGTCCATCGTCGTGGTACCGCCCAGTGCCCAGGCACCGACCAGTGTCGCATCGTTCGCGGTCGTAGGCGTGCTGCTGCCCCCTCCGCTCATAAAGTATGCAATCAACGCGTCGCGGGCAATCGCGTTGAACTTCATTTCGATATCGCCCGTGAAGGCCGGATTTTTATCGCCTCCGGTAACGTAATCACTGATACCATCATTTTTGACCGTCGCGGCGTACGGCATCGACCTGCTCGGCAGATCAACGACGATAATATGTCCATTGATCCCGTCGTCCTGTACATACCATGTGCCGCTCTCAACAACAGACGGGACCTGTGGATTGCTGAAGTCTATCAGCATCGCCGTACCGTTGCTGTTGATGTCCGTGTAGCTGTCGCCGGCACCAAACTGGATGCCGGTGTTGCCATTGACGTCGAAGACGTACCCGCTCAGCCCGCCCTGGTTTGCTGCGACGAAGTCCGCCAGGTTCGTGAATGTCATAGAGGAGTAATTGATGTCATATGATGTCAGCGTGTGATAAAAATCGAACTCGTCGCTCAGGCGCAGATGCGCCGGGCGGTAACCCATCGAACCGGCCGGCATCGTGATGCCGAACATCGCTTCAAGGGCCGCCTGATCATAGACGTCCCCCAGATGCGCATAGAGGTGACCGCTCGGCGGGATACTGATATTGAGCTCTGTTCCACCTGAAATGACGGTGTAGGCGTTGCTGTCCATCACAGTACCATTAATATCTTTGAAGAGTACCGTGCCATTCGCGTCAACATAGACGGCATCGGAATCGACGGCATAGACCACGCCGTTTCCGTCCGTCTGCGGCCAGACGCCCCACAGTTCCAAGCCGAAGAGATCGGAGACCTGCGCCTTGGTGAGTCCATCCCATTCAGCTTTACTGTTGATATACGTATTAGAAATTGCCCAGTAATCATCGACCGTCATCGGCGGCGCCGGCGGCGTGTAGTTTGCAAACGCTGACAGAATGTCGTTCATCGCCGTCTGATTATACCCGGCCCCATCACCGCCTACGATAAAGTCCGTCATCGGAGGATTGTACGCACCCCAATAGACCTGGCCGTTATGGATCAGCGTAAAGGAAGGTTCGCCTTCATTGTACAACGCATAGTCGACCAGGCTCGTATTCAGATCCGTACGGACGATCAGGTTCGTGTCATTAGGCAGGGTATCGACCCACCATGTACCGACAACCTCGCTGTTATTACCGTCGATGACAAGATTACCCGTCATGCCGAGCGTCAGTGTCGTAATGTCAGACCCGTTGCTGTCCACGGCGGCGCTACCGCCGGCATTTTTCTGCGTGACGATTGCCGATTGCCACGGCCATGATCCGGTAGTCCAATAGAACGTTCCGTCGGCATTCATATGGTCTTCAAGCGTCGTATAGCCCAGGCCATTACTCCAGTGTGTATAGAAGATCTCAGTGACTGCCTTATAGAGAAGTTCATGCTGTTTCGCGCCGCTGGAGAATGTGACAGGCATCGTCGTTCCACTGCCGGTTGGGATATCCAACGTCTGGCCGCTCAGGTCCGTCACCGTTCCGATACGAATCGCTTCGTGCTGGAAGGAGAGCGTCAATGCATCCGCGCTGATCGTGTAATCGATCTGCAGATCGGAGTCCGGGACCCAGACGGCGTTGATTTCATCCCATGTCACCATATTCGGATCGATCGGGACCTCACTCCAGTTGTTGTCAACAGTGTGAATATAGGTCAGTCTGTCGATTGCCCCATTGTTGAGCAGGTGCTGCGTGTACATCGGCACGTTTGCCGTGCCGTTATCCTCCAGCCAGTAATCATACAGATACTGTCCGTCGTAGAAACTGTAATCTGTCAGGACAGGATCGGCGACGACATTGACGGTAAAGGTCTCCTGGGCGGTAAGAATACCGTCGCTGACGGTCACCGTCACCGTTGCCGTACCGATACCGGTCGGGTCGACCGCCACCGTCGTACCGTTCGCCGAAACCGAGGCGACGCCCGTATTGGAGGATACAGCGTCCAGCGTCAGCGCATCGCCGTCAACATCGGCAATGGAAACCGGTACTTCATAGATCGGTGCGCTGACCGCCACTGCCGGCGGGTTGCCGATGGGGTCGATCGTCGGGGCGTCGTTGACCGGAGCGACCGTGACCGTGACCGTCGCCGGGAGCGAAGTCGCGCCCTGGTTATCCTGGATCGTGTAGGTAAAGCTGTCCGTACCGTTGAAGTTGGCATTCGGCATGTAGGTCACAACACCCGTCGTCGGGTTGACGCTCAGGTTGCCGTCCGTCGCTCCGAAGGCCGCCACTGTCATAGCATCCACCGAGCCGTCGCTGTCGCTGGTGTGTGCCACCACGTCGATCAGCACCGCCGTGTCCTCATCGGTACTGACCGCAAAGTCACCCGCGACGGGCGAGAGGTTGGCGACGACACTGATAGTGACCGTTGCCGGGGCGCTCGTCAGTGTGCCGTCGGAGACCTCATAATCGAAGGTAAAGTTGCCTTCGGACGCGCTGGTGAAAGTAAAGGTACCGTCGCTGTTGAGCGTCAGCCCGGCAAGCGTTCCGACCTGCGTGAAGGTCAGGGTGTCGCCGACATCGATATCCGATGCATACGGACTGAGGTCGCCGTCAAGCAGGGTGTTCGTCGGCACCTGGAATGATGCAGCCGACGCCGTCGGGGCGTCGTTGACGTTAATGACTTCCAGGTCGAAGGCTGCCAGCGATGCCGTCAGCAGCGAGTCGGAGACGGAGATGACGATCCCCGTGGTCGTGCCGACATCGGCATTGCCCGGAGTGCCGGAGAGTGCTCCTGTCGCTGTGTCAAATGTCGCCCAGGAAGGCTTGTTTTGAATGCTGAAAGTCAGCGTGTCGCCGTCGATATCACCCGCACCCGGCGTAAAGCTGTACGGCGCATCCTGGTTCACCGACGTGGCCGGCGTTCCGCTGATCGTCGGTGCGTCGTTCACGTTGACGACGGTGACGGAGAAGAGCGGGAGAGAGACAGTGGCTATACCGTCGGTCACCGAGATATTGATGTCCGCGGTCGTACCGACGTCGCCGTTGCCCGGCGTACCCGTCAGCGCCCCCGTTGCCGGGTCGAACGCCGCCCATGCGGGCGGGTTGGCGATGCTGAAGGTCAGCGTATCGCCGTCGACGTCACCGGAAGAAGGCGTAAAGCTGTACGGCGCGTCCTGGTCAACCGACGTCGTCGGCGTACCGCCGATCGTCGGCGCATCGTTTACCGGGGTGACCGTAACCGAGACATTGCCCTCTGCACTGCGCCCCGTACCGTCACCGACCGTATAGGTAAAGCTGTCCGGACCGTTGTAGTTCGCGGCCGGGGTGTAGGTGACCGTCCCGTTCGGATTGAGCGTTGCCGTACCGTGGCCCGCGGATGAGACGGCAGCCACAAAGAGCGTATCGCCGTTTTGGTCCGTATCGTTCGCCAGGACGTTGAGTGTCGCGTTGGTATCTTCATCGAGGGTCAGGCTGTCGCCCACCGCGACCGGTGCATACTCGTTGCGCTTGACGACCAGGTCGAAGACCCGGTTGTTCATGACCAGGCTGTTCGCCACCGTCGCTTTGAGCGCCACGGCCACATCCGCCGTATCGCTGCGCGTCACGGCACCGGTAGCGACATCAATGACGCCCGCAGGCGTCGCCGACCATGTCAGGTTCAGATCCGGGGTATCGAATGGTGCTGCGGCAGGATCGCTCAGCACCAGATCGGCCGTAATACTCGCATTGGCCGTATTCGTCCCGAGATAGGTGATATTGTTTGTAAGGGCATCTTCAACCTCTGCCAGCGCGGCGATCATCGGGTCGACGTAGGTTCCCGTTTCGATCTCCTGCGCGACCTGGGTCGTGTTCATGTCGTCGAGTGTCGTCGTCAGATCGCTGACGGCTGTGAGATCGCCGTTTTCGATCGCCCCCTCCGCCGCTTCGGCATAGGTATTGATGGTTTCGCCGAAACCGTCCAATTCGCTCACCGTCGTGACATTGGCAGCGAGTGCATCGATCGTCCCCGCCAGCGTTTCGACGAAAGTCGTGATCGACGGATCGAGCGTAACGCCCTTGTCGGTACTGACCTTTGCGGCGAGCTCGGTCGCATTGAAGTCGCCGCTGAACGTTGTCGAAGCCAGCGATTCAAACACCTGCGCATAGGCCTCGTCAAAGGTCTCGCCGTCGCTTTTCGTGGCCGCGGTCAACACTTCGGCGACCTTCTGCACTTTCTGTGCCGCCATAAAGCTGTCGCTGTCGAGCATCGGGTCGATTTTCACCGCATCGGCGCTGATCCCCAGATTGGCGGCGACCGCATCGGCCGCCGTATCGAACGTCATCGTCGGGTCCGAAGCCATGATCGCCGCGACATAGGTTGTCAGCGGCGAAAGGACGATGGGACGAGTCGCGTCATAGACGGTTGAGAGCCGCCCTTCAAAAGGGAAGCCGGTACTGATATCGGTACCGCCGTAGGCGTAGATCTTTGTCCCGTCGGCGATCGTCCCCGCAAAAGCGAAGTCCCCGTTCGTATCGGTCACCGTCGACAGCTCCGTATCGTTATGTTCCCCTTCGCCGGTACTGTCGGCAAAGACGGTCGCACCCGACACATAGCCGTCAATGACTCCGCCGCTGCTTGCAGGGTCGCTGCTGCTGCCCCCGCCTCCACCGCCGCCGCAGCCACCGATCGTGAGCACGGCAGCCGCAGAGAGCATGATTTTTCTAAATTCAACCATAATCAACTCCTGAAGTTTTTTCCTACTGCAAGGTACAGGAAAAAAGTCAAAAAAAGTCAAAAAGTGAAGTGAAGCGAAGAATGGAGGTTTATGAAAGAATGTAACCCTGCTTGCTGAGATTTTTGATCTGGAGTTCCGGTACACGTTTCCGCAGGGAGTAAACGACCGTTTTTAAAGAAGATGAAGAGACCTCGCCGTCGGCCCAGATGGCAAACTCGAGATCGTTGTAGCTCACCACCTGGTGGCGGTGCGCCACCAGATGCGCCAGCAGAACGTTCTGTTTGACCGTCAGCGTCACTTCCGTACCGTTGACGTAGAGACGGCCGTCGGAGGGGTCATAGGTGTGATGGGGGGAGAGATCGATAGTGCCGCCGCTTTGCGTGTCTTCCTCGCAGGGGGAGCGTTCCTGCATACGGTGCCGGGCCGTGCGGAGGACCGTTTCGAGCTCCTCCGGGCCGAAAGGCTTCATGACGTATCCGTAAGCCAGGGGGCGGAACGCCCGCTGCAGGGTCTCGTTGTCGCAGTAGGCCGTGATATAGATGATCGGTACTGCGTGTTTTTCCCAGATCTTGTCGCTCAGGGAGAAACCGTCTATATTCCCCCGGATGTTCACATCCATCAGCAGCAGCGCGGGGAGCTCCTCTTCGAGGGCCGCAATGACGGAGAGGGCGTTGTCGAATGTGCCGATCACCCGGATGCCCCACCCTTTGAGGAGACTGGCGATATAGCGGGCCGTCAGCATTTCATCTTCAACGACCATTACGGAGTCAATCATGCCTGTTCCTCCTTTGCGTCAAATGCCACGCTAATCGTCACGCCGCCGTCGGAAATAATATCCAACGTACTGTTGTCCAAACTCTTGACAAGGTCCGACATCAGCATCATCCCGATCCCTTCTGACGTCGGCCCCTCTTCGCTGATCCCCTTGCCGTAATCGCGTATCTGCAGGGTATAGCTGTCACTGTCGCGGTGCACGAGCCGGATGAGGATCTCACCGTTTTGTTCACCGTGATAGGCGTGCTTGATCGCATTGGTCACGCCTTCATTGACGATCAGACCGATCGCCAATGCATTTCGGATTCCCATGCGGATGGACTTTTCGCATTCGCAATGGATCTGCACCGTCGATATTTTCTGAAGGTTCTGCGTCAGCATCTGCAGATAGTGGTGCATGTCGATGTCTTCGAAATCATCCGCGCCGTAGAGGTTTTCATGCACCATCGCCATCGCCCGCAAACGGCCGATATTTTCGGTGAAATATTTTCGGTACTTCGGATCTTCAATCTTTTCGGACTGCAGCCACAGCAGGCTCATGATGACCTGCATGTTGTTCTTGACGCGGTGGTGAAGCTCCCGGAGCATCACTTCCCGCTCCCGTGCCGTTTTTGCCAGGCGCACTTCATAATCCACGCGCATCTGTTCGAAATAGTAGACGACGAACGAGATGGCGACATAGCCGACAAACATCTGGATGAGGAGTCCCGCAGGGAAAATGGGGTCGCCGATATCGAGCGCGCTCAGCAACAGTACCGCGCCGATGCCCGATGCATTCAGCACGCTCCACCGGATCCCCCGTTCCAGCCCGTGCTGGGCGAAGACGTAGATCGGCAGCGACGCCGTCCAGAAGAGTGCGGAGTCTTTTTCAAACCCGTCGATGTGCAGCGAGAGAATGGCCAGTCCCGAAATCACCCCGACAAGGATGCTCGAGGTCGTTGCCAGCTCGACCCTCCGGCTGCGGAACAGGGCATTGTTGATCAGGATGATCACGATCCCGAACAGTTCGAGGATGGCAAGCGTCTCAAAACCGTGGGTCAGGTTGTTGTAAATGTCCATCGCCAGGACCAGGACCGCGAAGATCGTTATAAGGTTCGCAATGACGGAACGTTTATGCTCGATCGAGTCTTCGGGATAGTCGATATTGTCGCGGATGATTTTTTTGCACCAGGAAGAACAGAACATTCAGCCATCATAGCATGTTTTTATGCCTGTTTCATTAGCACGCTTCGAATGCGCCGCAGCGACCTAGCGCGCGGAATTTTTCTCCTCTGCCTCTTCCATACACGCGATCAGTTCCGTCTGCATATAGGCGCCCTGGAGTTTGGCCAGTCCGGCGTCATGCAGGTTCTGCTGATCCGTATTTAGCGCCGCGTCGTTGTCCGCGACCCGGTCGTGGATGCTCTGAAGCGCCGTCCCGGCCAGGGTTTCCGCCGAAGCGGAATCAACCATCTCCCGCAAACCGTCGAGCCCCTCGGCGGGAACCGGAAGATTGCAGTAGTAATCCCTTGTCGACGTCAGCCCCCAGTAGCAAAACCCCAGCGAGAGGTAAAAATCGAGCGACTGGGGGACGCAGACCGCTTTGAAACGCCGGACATGCGAATGCACGGCCAGTTCGAATACCCACTGCAGCAGCATCAGCGCGTAGCCGTGCCGCCGGTGGCAGAGCGGGGTGAGGATATTGTGGATGGTCAAATATTCGTAATAGCGGTCGATCTTGTAGAAGAGGTAGCACAGATGTTCCCCCGTGTCGTCGGTGAGGATGACGCTTCCCCCGGCGTTCCAGCTGTAATGGCGGTCCCACCACCGCAGCGCCTGGTCGGCGAACCCCCTGCTCTTCGCATCGCCGATCTGCGCGATGGAATCAAGGTACTCTTTTCGGTTGACATCGATAACACGGTAAGGCATAGGCGCCCCTTTGCAAGCCAATAATAATGCTTGAAAAGAGCAAACTTCACAGAGGTATTATGAGTGACAGAGTTGTACTGTGTCCACTATAACACTCCGGCGGTGTCTGCGGGCTTCACGGGTGTATAATATGTAACCATTCAGGCAAACTCCCTCCTTCTCCTTCGGCGCACCTGCATTTCAGCTTGCGATGTATCTGATTTTGAGATATGATACAGCACAAGAAAGATGATAGAGTGAGTTTCATCTTGGTTAGTTAAGTATTGAAGGCATTCTTTCCTCAATTTTTTCGATACCTTGCAGAGTGCTCCACATTCAATTTCGACGACTACATTACACAAGGACTTGCTTTGGCAGATCTTAAAAAGGGAACCGTTAAGTGGTTCAACAGTGAAAAAGGCTATGGGTTCATCTCCCCTGAAGACGGCGGTAAAGACGTATTTGTACACTTTCGCCAGGTCAACAGAAGCGGTTACGGCCGTGTCGAACTCCAAGAAGGTCAGGAAGTGACTTTCGAGATCGGCGAAGGGCAGAAAGGCCCGCAGGCAGAGAACGTTACTCCGCTCTAAGCCCCTATCGGCGGAACGCTCCGCCGTCGGGACACCTTTTAAAACCCTTCAGCGTCCTGGAGGATTTTAAAAGATGCCCTTCCCCGGCTTGGAAAATCCAGGCTAGGCTTCCGGCGCGTTTACCGCTGCCGGTTCCGTTTCCTCTTCGGGAACGTAGATCTCCGGAAGCGGCACATAATCATCGCTTTTCTTGACCTCTTTCTTGAGGCGTTTCGCCTCTTTCTTCTGCTTTTTATCCAGTTCCCGGCGCCGTTTTTCGAATGTCTGCGTACTGCGGGCCATCAGCGCGCTCCCGCTTTCATCTGCGAGAGATAGGCTGCGACATCTTCCGCGCGCATCGGCTGCTCTTTGCGGCGGTCATTCTGTGCGTCGCGCTTTTTGTCACGCTGCCCCTGGCGCGGCTTGGCATCCGTACGCTCGTTACCGTTGCGTGCCGGCCGTTTGCCCGAAGCGTTCGTTTTCGGCTTGGATGAGGATACCACTTTTTCGGGCAGACGGGTTTCGAACCCTTCGACCGTTTTTTGCGGGATCGACGCCTTGATCAGCTTTTCGATGTTGCGAAGGTATTCGGCCTCTTCGGCGCAGACCAGCGAAACGGCCTCGCCCTCGTTGCCCGCGCGCCCCGTACGGCCGATGCGGTGCACGTAGTCTTCGGGCACGTTCGGCAGCTCGAAATTGACGACGTGCGGCAGCTGGTCAATATCGATCCCGCGCGCCGCGATGTCCGTCGCCACGAGGACGCGGACCCGCTTCGCCTTGAAGGCCGCCAGTGCCTTGGTGCGTGCGTTCTGTGTCTTGTTGCCGTGGATCGCCTCGGATGGGATGCCGTCAGATATTAGCTGCTTGCACAGGCGGTTCGCCCCGTGCTTCGTCCGCGTGAAGACCAGGATCTGCTCCCAGCCGTTGGATGTGATGAGCGTGGAGAGCAGTGCGCGCTTGCGGTCCTGCTTGACCGGGTAGACGACCTGTGCGACACGCTCGGAAGCTGTGTTGCGGCGGGCGACTTCGATGAGCGCCGGGCTGTGCAGCAGGCCGTCGGCCAGCGTCTTGATCTCATCGGAGAAGGTCGCGGAAAAGAGCAGCTTCTGCGCCTTTTTCGGGACGAGCTTGAGCACCTTCTTGATGTCGTGAATAAACCCCATATCGAGCATGCGGTCCGCCTCGTCGAGAATAAGCAGCTCGATGCGCGAAAGGTCGATGTTCTTCTGATTCGCATGGTCGAGCAGGCGCCCCGGCGTCGCCACGACAATGTCCACGCCGCCGCGCAGTTTATTGATTTGCGGGTTGATGTTGACCCCGCCGAAGATCACCGCCGAGTTCAGCTTCAGGTGTTTGCCGTAGGTTTCGACGCTCTGTCCCACCTGTGCGGCCAGTTCACGTGTCGGCGTCAACACCAGTGCACGGACGGGACGTTTGCCCTTGGAGGGTGCCGCTTGCGAGAGCAGCTGCAGCATCGGCAGGGTAAAGCCCGCCGTTTTGCCCGTGCCCGTCTGGGCGCCGGCAAGGAGATCTTTCCCGCTGAGCACGACGGGGATCGCCTGTGCCTGGATGGGAGTAGGTTCGCTGTAGCCGGTATCGGCGACAGCACGCAAAAGAGGCTCTGACAAGCCCAGTGTTGAAAATGACATATGTATTCCTGTCAATGAGGGGAGAGTGTAAGATCCTCTTAGGATCCGTACGTTCCCTCAAGCCTGCCAAACATCCGAAAACATTATCGATCCAGGCTATATGGTAAAAAAATTGTTAAGGTAATCAGTAGATGCGCTAAGCGATCAAAGAAGTACGAAAACGGAGACAGTCGCAGACCGTGGTGCGCTGAAAGTATTGACATTATACCATAACCCGCACTCCTTCGGTTCGCAGCCTGCACCGGACCGACAATGACAATCTTCTTCTTGGCCACCGGGGCACCGTGCCCTGAAGGTTTCAGGCTATAATAGTTCCCATTGGAATGCCGTCTTCCCCGCGGTATGAAAGGGAGCAGATGTATTACTACATCGTCAAAATCATCACCACGACGCTGCTGATCGTCGTGATCTCCGAAATCTCCAAAAGAAGCACCCTCATAGGGAGTATCCTCGCTTCGATCCCCCTTGTCTCGGTCCTGGCGATGATCTGGCTCTATGTCGACACCGGGGATACCCAAAAAGTGACGGAACTCTCCTACAGCATATTCTGGCTGGTTATTCCGTCGCTGACACTGTTCCTCTCCCTTATGCTGATGCTCAAGCGGGGCGTCGGGTTTTTTCCGGCCATGGCGCTTTCGATTGTCGTAACCGTTCTGGCCTACTATCTGATGATCGCGCTTCTGGAGAAGTTCAATATCAAGCTGTAGCAGTGAAGACACCCTGAAGAACGCCCCGAGGTGTAAACAAGGAGAATGCAATGATGGAAAAAATGCCGATCGGAAAAGCCTTTACGCTGATGGAGCCCGGCCCGGTCGTCCTTGTGACGACCAAAGACGGAGAAAAAAACAATATCATGACCATCTCCTGGACGATGGTGATGGATTTTACGCCGGTGTTCGCCATCACCACAGGTCCGTGGAACTACTCGTATGCCGCGCTGCAACAAATGCGCGAGTGCGTCATTGCGATCCCTACCGTCGACCTCATCGACACGATCGTCGGCATCGGCACCTGCAGCGGCTCGGATACGGACAAATTCGGGAAATTCGGGTTGACGCCGCTCCATGGCGGATTTGTCGGCGCACCGCTGATCAAAGAGTGCCTGGCGAACATCGAGTGCACGGTCGTCGATATCATCGAAAAGCACAACATCATCGTACTCGAAAGCGTGGCCGCATGGTTCGACCATACACGACAGGAGCAGCGGACTCTTCACGCCGTCGGCGACGGTACTTTCATCGTCGACGGCGAAAGACTCGACCGCAAGCGGATGATGCGTTCAAAACTTCCTGACGGCATCTGACACGCAAGGAAAGGTGTTTAAAAGCTCCAAAATATAAATCTTAGTATTTTATTTTTTCCATGCCATCCAAGCCTCTTCAACTTGCCTTCCAATTACTTTCTCATCATTTGCGTGTTTTTCCATGTATTGTTCTTTGAATTTTTTTGCACTTAAAATAAGATTAGCATCTGATAAGTTGTCATTTTCTATTTTTGCTAACGTATCCCAAATCTGACTACTTAGTTCAAGATCTGATTCTTCTTGCATAGCAGCAAAATCGAGTAGATGTGAAACTGAAGTATCACCATCACCTTTTGCAAGCGATAAGTAATCAATAATTGCAATGGGATGCATTACATAATATCCATCATGTCCATCTGGATTTATCATTGAATGCATTTTGTCCCATGTACACAGTACTTTTGCTATACCTGAAGAAACATAATCTCCAGACAAATAACATATTACACGTGCATCATGTCTGATCAGTACATCAGCTCGTGTCAAATGTTTTTCAATTACAAA is a genomic window of Sulfurimonas sp. HSL1-2 containing:
- a CDS encoding DUF3147 family protein, whose translation is MYYYIVKIITTTLLIVVISEISKRSTLIGSILASIPLVSVLAMIWLYVDTGDTQKVTELSYSIFWLVIPSLTLFLSLMLMLKRGVGFFPAMALSIVVTVLAYYLMIALLEKFNIKL
- a CDS encoding DEAD/DEAH box helicase, giving the protein MSFSTLGLSEPLLRAVADTGYSEPTPIQAQAIPVVLSGKDLLAGAQTGTGKTAGFTLPMLQLLSQAAPSKGKRPVRALVLTPTRELAAQVGQSVETYGKHLKLNSAVIFGGVNINPQINKLRGGVDIVVATPGRLLDHANQKNIDLSRIELLILDEADRMLDMGFIHDIKKVLKLVPKKAQKLLFSATFSDEIKTLADGLLHSPALIEVARRNTASERVAQVVYPVKQDRKRALLSTLITSNGWEQILVFTRTKHGANRLCKQLISDGIPSEAIHGNKTQNARTKALAAFKAKRVRVLVATDIAARGIDIDQLPHVVNFELPNVPEDYVHRIGRTGRAGNEGEAVSLVCAEEAEYLRNIEKLIKASIPQKTVEGFETRLPEKVVSSSKPKTNASGKRPARNGNERTDAKPRQGQRDKKRDAQNDRRKEQPMRAEDVAAYLSQMKAGAR
- a CDS encoding flavin reductase family protein translates to MMEKMPIGKAFTLMEPGPVVLVTTKDGEKNNIMTISWTMVMDFTPVFAITTGPWNYSYAALQQMRECVIAIPTVDLIDTIVGIGTCSGSDTDKFGKFGLTPLHGGFVGAPLIKECLANIECTVVDIIEKHNIIVLESVAAWFDHTRQEQRTLHAVGDGTFIVDGERLDRKRMMRSKLPDGI